Proteins from one Silurus meridionalis isolate SWU-2019-XX chromosome 3, ASM1480568v1, whole genome shotgun sequence genomic window:
- the rpl8 gene encoding 60S ribosomal protein L8 yields MKHASLPAGGARAFTLLLRKKIALSLFYFLFPPHRSLGGTMGRVIRAQRKGAGSVFKAHIKHRKGAAKLRHIDFAERHGYIKGIVKDIIHDPGRGAPLAKVVFRDPYRFKKRTELFIAAEGIHTGQFIFCGKKAQLNIGNVLPVGVMPEGTIICSLEEKPGDRGKLARASGNYATVISHNPETKKSRVKLPSGAKKVISSTNRAVVGVVAGGGRIDKPILKAGRAYHKYKVKRNCWPRVRGVAMNPVEHPFGGGNHQHIGKPSTIRRDAPAGRKVGLIAARRTGRLRGTKTVQEKEN; encoded by the exons ATGAAGCACGCATCCCTTCCAGCAGGGGGCGCTCGCGCGTTTACTCTACTTCTCCGGAAGAAAAtcgctctctcgctcttctACTTCCTTTTCCCCCCTCACCGGAGTTTAG gaggcACTATGGGCCGAGTGATCAGGGCGCAGAGGAAAGGTGCGGGCTCAGTGTTTAAAGCCCACATCAAGCACAGGAAAGGTGCAGCTAAACTCCGACACATCGACTTTGCAGAGCGTCATGGCTACATCAAGGGAATCGTAAAG GACATCATCCATGACCCTGGCCGTGGAGCTCCTCTTGCTAAGGTGGTCTTCCGCGACCCGTACAGGTTCAAGAAAAGGACCGAGCTGTTTATCGCAGCTGAGGGCATCCACACCGGCCAGTTCATCTTCTGTGGCAAGAAAG CCCAGTTGAACATTGGCAATGTGTTGCCTGTTGGTGTCATGCCTGAGGGTACCATCATCTGCTCTCTGGAGGAGAAGCCTGGGGATCGTGGAAAGCTGGCTCGTGCATCTGGAAACTATGCCACAGTGATCTCCCACAACCCTGAGACCAAAAAATCCAGAGTCAAACTCCCCTCTGGAGCTAAGAAGGTCATTTCCTCCACTAACAGAGCTGTTGTTG GTGTTGTTGCTGGTGGTGGTCGTATTGACAAACCCATCCTGAAGGCAGGACGTGCTTACCACAAATATAAGGTCAAGAGGAACTGCTGGCCTCGTGTGCGTGGTGTGGCTATGAAC CCTGTTGAGCATCCCTTCGGAGGTGGTAACCATCAGCATATTGGCAAACCCTCGACCATCAGGAGGGACGCGCCTGCTGGACGTAAGGTCGGTCTCATCGCTGCCCGTCGTACAGGCAGACTGCGTGGAACAAAGACCGTCCAGGAGAAAGAAAACTAA